In the Kaistella sp. 97-N-M2 genome, one interval contains:
- the nuoH gene encoding NADH-quinone oxidoreductase subunit NuoH encodes MELLTFKIILVLSLFLLALTVAAYSTWAERKVAAIMQDRIGPNRSGPFGLLQPLADGGKFFFKEDFTPAGAEKFLFIIGPSLVMFISLITGAVIPWGKTLNIGGNSFDLQVANIDIGVLYLVGMVSIGVYGIMIGGWASNNKFSLIGAIRASSQMISYELAMGLTIIAIIMMAGSLDLKVIVEQQTHGKIWGIIPEVSGMNWNFFYQPVAFIIFFIAALAETNRAPFDLPECENELVNGYHTEYSSMKLGLYMFGEYVNMFISNALIVVLFFGGYNYPGIDWVTNNWGENAAGILSIVSFLTKTFFGIFVFMWIRWTLPRFRYDQLMHLGWKKLIPLALFNLMATGAIILAFDYFTK; translated from the coding sequence ATGGAGTTATTAACTTTCAAAATCATACTCGTGCTGTCCCTCTTTTTATTGGCGCTTACCGTTGCCGCCTACTCCACGTGGGCAGAACGAAAAGTGGCAGCCATTATGCAGGACAGAATCGGGCCTAACCGTTCCGGACCTTTCGGCCTTTTGCAGCCATTGGCTGATGGCGGTAAATTTTTCTTTAAGGAAGATTTCACACCCGCCGGCGCTGAAAAATTTCTGTTCATCATCGGGCCGTCTTTGGTGATGTTTATCTCGCTGATAACCGGAGCCGTCATCCCGTGGGGAAAAACCCTGAACATTGGTGGAAATTCTTTTGATCTGCAGGTAGCGAACATCGATATCGGCGTTCTTTATTTGGTAGGAATGGTTTCCATTGGCGTCTACGGAATTATGATCGGTGGTTGGGCATCTAACAATAAATTCTCCTTAATCGGTGCCATCCGTGCGAGTTCGCAGATGATTTCTTATGAACTTGCCATGGGTCTTACGATTATTGCGATTATTATGATGGCAGGATCTTTAGATCTGAAAGTGATTGTAGAACAGCAAACCCACGGTAAAATCTGGGGAATTATCCCGGAAGTTTCGGGGATGAATTGGAATTTCTTTTATCAGCCCGTTGCTTTTATTATCTTTTTTATTGCAGCTTTAGCCGAAACGAACCGCGCGCCGTTCGATTTGCCGGAATGTGAAAACGAATTGGTCAACGGTTACCACACGGAATATTCTTCCATGAAGTTAGGTTTATACATGTTCGGCGAATATGTGAATATGTTTATATCGAATGCCTTGATCGTGGTTTTATTCTTCGGTGGTTATAACTATCCGGGAATAGACTGGGTGACGAATAACTGGGGCGAAAACGCTGCGGGAATTCTCTCCATCGTGTCCTTTTTAACAAAAACGTTCTTCGGAATCTTTGTATTTATGTGGATCCGCTGGACTTTACCAAGATTCAGATACGACCAGTTGATGCATTTGGGCTGGAAAAAACTGATCCCGCTGGCGCTTTTTAATTTGATGGCGACCGGTGCAATAATTTTGGCCTTCGATTATTTTACAAAATAA
- a CDS encoding YigZ family protein, with the protein MLLKEKGSKFIGFAFPVNDDAELKECLEKVRSEHPKATHHCYAFRLGIGGENYRANDDGEPNGSAGLPIYNQLLANHITNILVIVVRYYGGTKLGVSGLVKAYKDAAKLTLEEAEIITKNLESTIEISFDFQKQNQIFTLLNKSDGKIIDFFSEDKCKITAKINTSQKENISEQLSEMQNISFKFL; encoded by the coding sequence ATGCTGCTCAAGGAAAAAGGCAGCAAATTTATAGGTTTTGCTTTTCCGGTAAATGACGACGCCGAATTGAAAGAATGTTTAGAAAAGGTGCGAAGCGAACATCCGAAGGCAACACATCATTGCTATGCGTTCCGTCTCGGAATTGGTGGTGAAAACTACCGCGCCAACGACGATGGAGAACCGAACGGCAGCGCCGGCCTTCCCATATACAATCAGTTATTGGCTAACCATATAACCAATATTTTAGTAATTGTTGTCCGGTATTATGGCGGCACCAAATTAGGGGTTTCCGGCCTCGTTAAAGCGTATAAAGATGCGGCAAAACTCACTTTGGAAGAAGCCGAAATCATCACCAAAAATTTAGAAAGTACCATTGAAATATCATTCGACTTTCAAAAACAAAATCAGATTTTTACGCTGCTCAATAAATCCGACGGAAAAATTATAGACTTTTTCTCCGAAGATAAGTGCAAAATCACCGCGAAAATCAACACCTCCCAAAAAGAAAACATCTCGGAACAATTGTCCGAGATGCAAAATATCTCTTTTAAATTTCTTTAA
- a CDS encoding GNAT family N-acetyltransferase, producing the protein MSQLSIIEVNNENDLKKFISFPMDLYKNNNNYVPPLINDEKNIWDVKENPALQYCTAKQFLAYKDHKIVGRIAVIWNPREEEELGINKVRFGWLDFIDDFEVSTALINKAIDLAREKKSKKIEGPMGFTNLDKAGMLIKGFDKLATMIGLYNFPYYPEHLERLGLVKEKEWVEYEMDFPSVLSEKLKKFSSLIAEKYKLNVINFKNKKEILPLVEPMFKLLDQTYNTLSTYTPITDDQIKTYKEKYFPFIDKNYVICVEDENHQLIAFAVTMPSYSRALQKSKGKLFPFGWWHFLQAGKKNDRANFYLIGIHPEYQRRGVTAIIFKEIFVRFNRMGIKFAETNPELEENKGVQALWQDYNPTNHKRRRTYSMEIC; encoded by the coding sequence ATGTCCCAACTTTCTATAATTGAAGTCAATAACGAAAACGATTTAAAAAAATTCATCAGTTTCCCGATGGATTTGTACAAAAATAACAACAATTATGTGCCTCCCTTAATAAATGACGAGAAAAACATTTGGGACGTAAAGGAAAATCCGGCTTTACAGTACTGTACGGCAAAGCAGTTTCTCGCGTACAAAGACCATAAAATAGTGGGCAGAATTGCCGTGATCTGGAATCCGCGCGAAGAAGAGGAACTCGGTATAAATAAAGTGCGGTTCGGCTGGCTGGATTTTATTGATGACTTCGAAGTTTCGACGGCACTGATTAATAAGGCAATTGATTTAGCCCGCGAGAAAAAGAGCAAAAAAATTGAAGGTCCTATGGGGTTTACCAACCTTGATAAAGCCGGTATGCTGATTAAAGGTTTCGATAAACTGGCGACAATGATTGGGCTTTATAATTTTCCGTATTACCCGGAACATCTGGAGCGGTTAGGATTGGTGAAAGAAAAGGAATGGGTGGAATATGAAATGGATTTCCCCAGTGTTTTATCGGAAAAACTAAAGAAATTCAGCAGTTTAATTGCCGAAAAATACAAATTAAATGTCATCAACTTTAAAAATAAAAAAGAGATTCTTCCACTGGTCGAACCCATGTTCAAACTACTCGATCAAACGTACAATACACTATCAACCTATACGCCGATCACCGATGATCAGATAAAAACATACAAAGAAAAATATTTCCCTTTCATCGACAAAAATTACGTGATTTGTGTGGAAGATGAAAACCATCAGCTTATCGCGTTTGCCGTAACAATGCCTTCCTATTCACGCGCTTTGCAAAAATCGAAAGGAAAATTATTTCCGTTCGGCTGGTGGCATTTTTTGCAGGCCGGGAAGAAAAATGACCGCGCAAACTTTTATCTGATCGGAATTCATCCCGAATATCAACGGCGAGGCGTGACGGCGATCATCTTTAAAGAAATCTTTGTGCGTTTTAACAGGATGGGAATTAAATTTGCGGAAACCAATCCGGAACTCGAAGAAAACAAAGGTGTCCAGGCACTTTGGCAGGATTATAACCCAACCAATCACAAACGCAGGAGAACATACTCCATGGAAATTTGCTAG
- the ribD gene encoding bifunctional diaminohydroxyphosphoribosylaminopyrimidine deaminase/5-amino-6-(5-phosphoribosylamino)uracil reductase RibD, whose protein sequence is MTDEIYMKRCIELAQKALGKTYPNPLVGSVIVHSGKIIGEGYHHKAGENHAEINAINSVQNKELLKESTIYVSLEPCSHFGKTPPCANKIVEMGFKKVVIGTLDSHEKVNGKGKKILEDAGIEVVSGILEKSCQELNKRFFTFHEKKRPFIILKWAQSTDGFLDKQFQTTAISNALVKQFVHTMRSEEHAILVGSNTALVDNASLTTREISGKNPVRILIDFNLKVPRDFKIYNNEAATLVFNGEKNSTEENIKFIRIGKDNFLEDLMVKLYEEQIQSVIVEGGSYTLSQFIAADLWDEAVIITNKNLVLNKGTKAPAFNFKPNSVQNFRDNEVAFYTQNPEL, encoded by the coding sequence ATGACCGACGAGATCTACATGAAACGCTGCATCGAGCTGGCCCAAAAAGCTTTGGGAAAAACCTATCCAAACCCGTTGGTTGGGAGCGTGATTGTACACAGCGGTAAAATTATTGGTGAAGGTTATCATCATAAAGCGGGAGAAAATCATGCGGAGATCAACGCGATCAATTCCGTCCAAAATAAAGAGCTCCTAAAAGAATCCACGATCTATGTGTCGCTGGAACCCTGCTCGCACTTTGGTAAAACCCCGCCCTGTGCAAATAAAATTGTAGAAATGGGCTTTAAAAAAGTGGTAATCGGTACATTGGATTCCCACGAAAAAGTGAACGGAAAAGGAAAGAAAATCCTGGAAGACGCGGGCATCGAAGTGGTTTCCGGAATTTTGGAAAAGTCCTGTCAGGAATTAAATAAAAGGTTTTTTACATTTCACGAAAAGAAGAGGCCGTTTATCATTTTAAAATGGGCACAGTCGACGGACGGATTTCTGGATAAACAGTTCCAAACGACGGCGATCAGCAATGCTCTGGTGAAGCAGTTTGTACACACGATGCGGAGTGAGGAACACGCCATTTTGGTTGGAAGCAACACGGCCCTGGTAGACAATGCGAGTTTAACGACGCGCGAAATTTCGGGTAAAAACCCGGTCAGAATTTTAATCGACTTTAACCTAAAAGTTCCACGCGATTTCAAAATTTATAATAATGAAGCTGCGACCTTGGTTTTCAACGGCGAAAAAAATTCAACCGAAGAAAATATTAAATTCATTAGAATCGGGAAAGATAATTTTTTGGAAGATTTAATGGTTAAATTGTATGAAGAACAAATTCAGTCAGTCATTGTGGAAGGCGGAAGTTATACCTTGTCGCAGTTCATCGCGGCCGATCTGTGGGATGAAGCGGTAATTATTACGAATAAAAATCTTGTTTTAAACAAGGGTACAAAAGCGCCGGCATTTAATTTTAAACCAAATTCGGTTCAGAATTTTCGCGATAACGAAGTAGCGTTTTACACGCAGAATCCAGAACTTTAA
- a CDS encoding zinc metallopeptidase encodes MTGYYVIIGISMLVSWLVSSRLKSKFAHYSQVHLRNGMSGKEVAEKMLRDNGINDVQVISVPGQLTDHYNPADKTVNLSEGVYMQRNAAAAAVAAHECGHAVQHAVGYSMLQLRSKLVPMVNISSRLMQFVLMAGIFLMFSTRTIENPNGNTTVLAIGVALFAFTTLFAFVTLPVEYDASNRAMKWLKDTGTVTAEEYVGVKDSLTWAARTYVVAALGSLAQLLYWGSMLMGRRD; translated from the coding sequence ATGACAGGATATTATGTAATTATTGGGATTTCAATGCTCGTAAGCTGGTTGGTTTCCTCGCGGCTGAAATCTAAATTTGCGCACTATTCTCAGGTTCACCTCCGAAACGGGATGTCGGGTAAAGAAGTTGCAGAAAAAATGCTGCGGGATAACGGCATTAATGATGTGCAGGTTATTTCTGTGCCGGGTCAATTAACGGATCACTATAATCCGGCGGATAAAACTGTCAATTTGTCCGAAGGCGTATATATGCAGAGAAATGCAGCGGCAGCGGCAGTTGCGGCACATGAATGTGGCCACGCTGTACAGCACGCCGTAGGATATTCAATGTTGCAATTGCGATCGAAACTGGTACCGATGGTGAATATCAGTTCACGACTCATGCAGTTTGTTTTAATGGCCGGGATTTTCCTTATGTTTTCCACCCGAACCATCGAAAATCCAAACGGAAATACGACCGTCTTAGCCATCGGTGTAGCACTTTTTGCCTTTACCACCCTTTTCGCTTTCGTCACCCTCCCTGTAGAATACGATGCGAGCAACAGAGCAATGAAATGGCTGAAAGATACAGGAACAGTAACTGCAGAAGAATATGTGGGCGTGAAAGATTCTTTAACCTGGGCGGCAAGAACTTACGTTGTTGCAGCATTAGGTTCTTTAGCACAGCTTCTTTACTGGGGTTCGATGCTGATGGGAAGACGGGACTAA
- the nuoF gene encoding NADH-quinone oxidoreductase subunit NuoF, whose translation MSKKLLLKDAHIEGIRFYDTYRKQGGYDAVETALKMTPEAIVEEVKTSGLRGRGGAGFPTGLKWSFLAKPEGVPRYLVVNADESEPGTFKDRYLMEFLPHLLIEGMIISSFALGANTAYIYIRGEYAWIVDILEEAIDEAKAAGFLGKNILGAGYDLEIYVHRGAGAYICGEETALLESLEGKRGNPRLKPPFPAVKGLWESPTVVNNVETIAAVVPIINITGAEYAKIGVGKSTGTKLISACGNINKPGVYEIDMTISVEEFIYSDEYCGGIPNGKRLKACIPGGSSVPIVPANLLLKTINGEPRLMNYESLADGGFATGTMMGSGGFIVLDEDQCVVKHTLTLAHFYMHESCGQCTPCREGTGWMWRILSKLENGTGTFADIDLLWDVQRKIEGNTICPLGDAAAWPVAAAIRHFRDEFEWHVDNPEALTKNYGLANYADPIPAPAVAE comes from the coding sequence ATGAGTAAAAAACTTTTACTTAAAGACGCACATATAGAAGGAATCAGATTCTATGATACTTACCGCAAACAAGGCGGTTACGATGCCGTAGAAACAGCCCTGAAAATGACGCCCGAAGCCATTGTGGAAGAAGTGAAAACTTCGGGTCTGCGCGGTCGTGGCGGCGCGGGTTTCCCTACTGGATTAAAGTGGAGCTTCCTCGCAAAACCCGAAGGCGTACCACGATATCTGGTCGTAAATGCCGACGAATCGGAGCCCGGAACTTTTAAAGATCGGTATTTAATGGAATTTCTTCCGCATCTGTTGATCGAAGGAATGATCATTTCCTCCTTTGCCCTGGGCGCAAATACCGCCTATATCTATATTCGCGGCGAATATGCCTGGATTGTAGATATTTTGGAAGAAGCTATTGATGAAGCAAAAGCAGCCGGATTTTTAGGAAAAAATATTTTAGGGGCCGGTTACGATTTGGAAATCTACGTGCACCGCGGCGCAGGAGCATATATTTGTGGCGAAGAAACTGCCCTTCTCGAATCTTTGGAAGGTAAAAGAGGAAATCCACGTTTGAAACCGCCATTTCCCGCCGTAAAAGGACTTTGGGAATCTCCAACAGTAGTAAATAATGTAGAAACCATCGCAGCGGTTGTTCCCATCATCAACATAACCGGTGCTGAATATGCTAAAATTGGGGTTGGAAAATCCACAGGAACAAAATTGATTTCGGCCTGCGGAAACATCAACAAACCCGGCGTTTATGAGATCGACATGACGATCTCCGTAGAAGAATTTATTTATTCCGATGAATATTGCGGCGGAATCCCCAACGGTAAAAGGCTGAAGGCCTGCATCCCAGGCGGAAGTTCTGTACCGATTGTTCCCGCAAACTTATTACTGAAAACAATCAACGGCGAACCGCGATTGATGAATTATGAATCTCTTGCCGACGGCGGTTTTGCTACAGGAACAATGATGGGATCCGGCGGATTTATTGTTTTGGATGAAGACCAGTGCGTTGTAAAACATACCTTGACCTTAGCCCATTTTTATATGCACGAAAGCTGCGGACAATGTACGCCGTGCCGGGAAGGAACGGGATGGATGTGGCGAATTTTATCCAAACTGGAAAACGGAACAGGAACTTTTGCCGATATCGATCTGCTTTGGGACGTTCAAAGAAAAATTGAAGGAAACACGATTTGTCCTTTGGGAGATGCAGCTGCCTGGCCAGTTGCCGCTGCCATCCGTCATTTCCGCGACGAGTTCGAATGGCACGTCGATAATCCTGAAGCATTAACAAAAAATTACGGATTGGCGAACTACGCGGACCCGATACCTGCACCAGCGGTTGCAGAATAG
- a CDS encoding NAD(P)H-dependent oxidoreductase subunit E, which produces MSETIAFRPETMQQVHKIIARYPEERKKSALIPLLHLAQKEFGGWLAVPVMDYVAEILSIQPIEVYEVATFYTMFNMKPVGKYVLEVCQTGPCMLNGSDEIIKNIKETLNIKNGETTADGLFTLKTAECLGACGYAPMMQMGKFYHEHLTKEKVNEILQLCREGKFALD; this is translated from the coding sequence GTGAGCGAAACAATAGCTTTCAGACCTGAAACAATGCAGCAGGTTCATAAAATTATCGCAAGGTATCCCGAAGAAAGAAAAAAATCTGCCTTAATTCCGTTGCTGCACCTGGCACAAAAGGAATTTGGAGGCTGGCTGGCAGTTCCGGTGATGGATTATGTAGCGGAAATTCTTAGCATTCAACCCATTGAAGTATACGAAGTCGCTACCTTTTACACCATGTTCAACATGAAACCCGTGGGAAAATATGTTTTGGAAGTTTGCCAAACCGGGCCCTGTATGCTGAACGGCAGCGATGAGATCATCAAAAACATAAAAGAAACCTTAAACATCAAAAACGGAGAAACCACGGCCGACGGACTTTTCACGCTGAAAACAGCGGAATGTCTAGGCGCATGCGGTTACGCACCAATGATGCAGATGGGTAAATTTTATCACGAACATTTAACAAAAGAAAAAGTAAACGAAATTCTCCAGCTTTGCAGAGAAGGTAAGTTTGCTTTAGACTAA
- a CDS encoding NADH-quinone oxidoreductase subunit A, translating into MNLPENYIPIIIQAVVAIGFVGISLLGAHFLGPRQQDSTVNKNKSFECGIESEGDARTPFSIRYFLTAILFVLFDIEIVFFYPYAVNFREFGLEGFLAVTTFVSIFFLGFLYVLKRGALDWDK; encoded by the coding sequence ATGAATTTACCAGAAAATTATATACCGATTATCATTCAGGCTGTGGTGGCTATCGGTTTTGTAGGAATTTCTTTGTTGGGCGCCCACTTTTTGGGACCGAGACAGCAAGACAGTACGGTTAATAAAAACAAGTCTTTTGAGTGTGGAATTGAAAGTGAAGGCGACGCGAGAACGCCGTTCTCCATCAGATATTTCTTAACCGCCATTCTCTTTGTTCTTTTCGATATCGAAATCGTATTTTTCTATCCTTATGCCGTTAATTTCCGCGAGTTTGGTCTGGAAGGATTTCTTGCGGTAACCACTTTTGTCTCCATTTTCTTTTTAGGCTTTTTGTACGTTTTAAAACGCGGCGCCTTAGATTGGGACAAATAA
- a CDS encoding 2Fe-2S iron-sulfur cluster-binding protein — protein sequence MSEEIKKFKITIDGQTTEVLPGTSILEAARQIGGKSVPPAMCYYKPLETSGGRCRTCLVEVSKGSDADTRPMPKLVASCRTGVMDGMEVKNLTSEKTQEARKAVTEFLLINHPLDCPICDQAGECHLQDLGYEHGVEGTRTEFERRTFEPEDIGPNIKLHMNRCILCARCVLAANQLTETREHGILFRGEHAEISTYLNKALDNDFIGNVIDVCPVGALTDRTSRFASRVWFTKPVNATCKCEKCSGKAVLWMKGDEIIRVTARKDQYDEIIDWICDECRFERKEVKFWNIEGPRHIDRHSVISLNHYEKPKNMVSLLNRGEAKELSAEDEAESAAKSDDNFKLM from the coding sequence ATGAGCGAAGAAATAAAAAAATTTAAGATAACCATCGACGGACAAACCACCGAAGTTTTGCCCGGCACCTCCATTTTGGAAGCCGCGCGACAAATCGGTGGAAAATCTGTGCCGCCCGCAATGTGCTACTACAAACCACTGGAAACCAGTGGCGGACGATGCAGAACGTGTTTGGTAGAAGTTTCAAAAGGGTCGGATGCAGATACGCGGCCGATGCCGAAATTGGTCGCCAGTTGCAGAACCGGCGTCATGGACGGCATGGAAGTGAAAAATTTAACCTCCGAAAAAACCCAGGAAGCGCGAAAAGCGGTGACTGAGTTTTTGCTGATTAACCACCCTTTAGATTGCCCTATTTGCGATCAGGCTGGCGAATGTCATTTGCAGGATCTCGGTTACGAGCATGGTGTGGAAGGAACAAGAACAGAATTTGAAAGAAGAACTTTCGAACCTGAAGATATTGGACCGAACATTAAACTCCACATGAACCGATGTATTTTGTGTGCGAGATGTGTTTTGGCCGCCAACCAGTTAACAGAAACAAGAGAGCACGGAATCTTATTCCGTGGCGAACACGCAGAAATCTCTACCTATTTAAATAAAGCGTTGGATAACGATTTCATTGGAAATGTGATCGATGTTTGTCCGGTAGGCGCCCTAACCGACAGAACTTCGCGTTTTGCGAGCAGAGTTTGGTTTACCAAACCGGTAAATGCAACGTGCAAATGTGAAAAATGTTCCGGAAAAGCAGTTCTTTGGATGAAAGGCGACGAAATTATTCGGGTAACAGCGAGAAAAGATCAGTACGATGAGATCATCGACTGGATTTGTGACGAATGCCGTTTCGAAAGAAAGGAAGTGAAATTCTGGAATATCGAAGGGCCAAGACATATTGACCGTCATTCTGTGATCTCTCTGAATCATTACGAGAAACCGAAAAATATGGTCAGCCTTCTGAACAGGGGCGAAGCGAAGGAGCTGAGTGCCGAAGACGAAGCAGAATCTGCCGCCAAATCCGACGATAATTTTAAATTAATGTAA
- a CDS encoding NADH-quinone oxidoreductase subunit C produces MEFTNNFVLEAISREFPGSIIESTEPYGMLTLEIKKADLKKVVHHMKDSTLGFTFLTDICGIHHPEIPEKELGVVYHLHNFVDNLRIRLKAFMPLENAEIDSVTDLFAGANWMERETFEFYGVKFKGHPDLRVILNEPDIGYHPMLKQYPLEDGTRLDKDDAMFGR; encoded by the coding sequence ATGGAATTTACCAATAATTTTGTTTTAGAAGCAATTTCCCGAGAATTTCCCGGCTCCATTATCGAAAGTACAGAACCATATGGAATGCTTACTTTAGAAATTAAAAAGGCAGATCTTAAAAAAGTAGTTCATCACATGAAAGACAGTACTTTAGGATTTACTTTTTTAACGGATATCTGTGGAATTCATCATCCGGAAATACCTGAAAAAGAATTGGGCGTCGTTTATCATCTGCACAACTTTGTCGACAATCTTCGGATCCGCTTGAAAGCCTTTATGCCCCTGGAAAATGCCGAGATCGACAGTGTAACCGATTTATTTGCCGGTGCTAACTGGATGGAGCGCGAAACTTTTGAGTTTTATGGCGTTAAATTTAAAGGACACCCGGATTTAAGGGTTATTTTAAACGAACCGGATATCGGCTATCATCCCATGCTGAAGCAGTATCCTTTGGAAGACGGTACCAGACTCGATAAAGATGATGCCATGTTCGGAAGATAA
- a CDS encoding NADH-quinone oxidoreductase subunit B has protein sequence MSEITPKINTNAPAPAGLEGEGFFATNLSSLIGMARSYSLWPLPFATSCCGIEFMATMAPNYDLARFGGERMSFSPRQADVLMVCGTIAKKLGPILKEVYTQMAEPKWVIAVGACACSGGIFDSYSVLQGIDKVIPVDVYVPGCPPRPEQILEGFMQVQALAQSESLRRRDLPQYKELLESYNIN, from the coding sequence ATGTCAGAAATTACACCAAAAATAAATACTAATGCTCCAGCTCCGGCAGGTTTAGAGGGTGAGGGTTTCTTCGCCACCAATCTAAGCAGCCTTATTGGAATGGCGCGTTCTTACTCCTTATGGCCACTTCCGTTCGCAACCTCATGTTGTGGAATCGAATTTATGGCGACTATGGCCCCAAATTATGATCTCGCCCGTTTCGGTGGCGAAAGAATGAGTTTCTCCCCTCGCCAGGCCGATGTTTTAATGGTTTGTGGAACAATTGCAAAAAAATTAGGACCGATCCTAAAAGAAGTTTACACCCAGATGGCCGAACCAAAGTGGGTTATCGCCGTGGGTGCTTGTGCGTGTAGCGGTGGAATTTTCGATTCTTACTCTGTTCTGCAGGGGATCGACAAAGTAATTCCGGTAGATGTTTACGTTCCCGGTTGCCCTCCACGACCAGAGCAGATCCTGGAAGGATTTATGCAGGTGCAGGCTTTAGCACAAAGTGAAAGTTTACGACGACGCGATCTTCCGCAGTATAAAGAATTATTGGAATCTTATAACATTAACTAA
- a CDS encoding NADH-quinone oxidoreductase subunit D, with protein sequence MKDNQLSNILTQYDAQEQIDGQLYTLNLGPTHPATHGIFQNILTMDGEKILHSEQTVGYIHRAFEKISERRNFTQITTLTDRMNYCSAPINNLGWHMTVEKLLGVVVPKRVDYMRVIMMELARIGDHLICNAVTGVDTGALTGFTYMFPEREKIYDMYEQVCGGRLTTNMGRIGGFERDFTPKFFDLLRDFLKTFPVVFKDFSNLLERNRIFMDRTIGAGAISAERALSYGFTGPNLRATGVDYDVRVATPYSSYEDFDFDIPVGTAGDTYDRFMVRQGEIWESLKIIQQALDNLPDGPFHADVPDFYLPEKADVYTKMEALIYHFKIVMGETEVPKGEVYHAVEGGNGELGFYLVSDGGRTPYRLHFRRPCFIYYQAYPEMIIGSVISDAVVTLSSLNVIAGELDA encoded by the coding sequence ATGAAAGACAATCAGTTATCCAATATATTAACGCAGTACGACGCTCAGGAACAGATTGACGGGCAGTTATATACCCTCAATTTAGGACCAACGCACCCCGCCACCCATGGTATTTTTCAGAATATCCTGACGATGGACGGAGAAAAAATTCTGCATTCAGAGCAAACGGTAGGTTACATTCACCGGGCTTTCGAAAAAATTTCAGAAAGAAGAAATTTCACCCAGATAACGACTTTAACGGACCGAATGAATTACTGTTCGGCGCCCATCAACAACTTAGGTTGGCACATGACCGTTGAAAAACTTTTGGGAGTGGTCGTTCCCAAGAGGGTTGATTACATGCGGGTTATTATGATGGAATTGGCAAGAATTGGTGATCACTTAATCTGTAATGCGGTAACGGGCGTTGATACCGGCGCTTTAACCGGTTTTACGTATATGTTCCCAGAGCGCGAAAAGATTTACGATATGTACGAACAGGTTTGTGGCGGAAGATTAACCACAAATATGGGACGGATCGGTGGTTTCGAAAGAGATTTCACACCGAAATTTTTCGATCTCTTACGCGATTTTCTGAAAACTTTTCCTGTCGTTTTTAAAGATTTTTCCAATTTACTGGAGCGAAACAGAATTTTTATGGACCGTACCATTGGTGCCGGCGCAATTTCCGCGGAACGCGCTTTAAGCTACGGATTTACAGGTCCAAACTTACGCGCAACAGGAGTGGATTACGATGTTCGTGTCGCCACCCCCTACTCTTCGTATGAAGATTTCGATTTCGATATTCCCGTAGGAACCGCAGGCGATACTTACGATCGTTTCATGGTTAGACAGGGGGAAATTTGGGAAAGTTTAAAAATAATTCAGCAGGCACTCGACAATCTTCCTGATGGTCCTTTCCACGCTGATGTTCCGGACTTTTACCTGCCAGAAAAAGCCGATGTTTATACCAAAATGGAAGCTTTGATCTACCACTTCAAAATCGTGATGGGTGAAACTGAAGTACCGAAAGGCGAAGTTTACCACGCAGTAGAAGGCGGGAACGGCGAATTAGGATTTTATCTGGTAAGCGATGGCGGAAGAACCCCTTATCGCTTACACTTTAGACGACCATGTTTTATCTATTATCAAGCGTATCCGGAAATGATTATAGGCTCTGTAATTTCGGATGCGGTGGTTACTTTAAGCAGTTTAAATGTAATTGCAGGCGAGTTAGATGCGTAA